The proteins below come from a single Thermopolyspora flexuosa genomic window:
- the cas3 gene encoding CRISPR-associated helicase Cas3', translating to MEGGSGQGLSNGLSRAARAVWAKHDRDSEGWLPLWRHMADSGAVAGLLWDGWLPAQVRRLVEQALPAGAEDARRLAVWAAMTHDIGKATPAFACQVDSLAETMRAAGLGMPFYKEFPDRRLAPHGLAGMLLLREWLIERHGWAKPAALQLAIVAGGHHGVPPTHLDIQQVTRRPELLRSPECAQSWRDVQWELLDWCAEECGVQKRLPHWRSVKLPQQAQVLLTGLVIVADWIASNSDLFPYFPDAQKVGEHERVSAAWRALDLPKPWRAIPPSIEDIFSARFSLPSGAQPRPVQRRAVEIAQAMSRPGLLLIEAPMGEGKTEAALAVTEVFAARSEAGGCYVALPTMATGNAMFPRLLSWLGRMFEGREGRQAVHLAHSKAALNEQYVELVRAGRRAVRGVEIDGAPSEWRPRADRRAASTELIAHQWLRGRKKAMLAEFGVGTIDQLLFMGLKSRHLALRHLALAGKVVVIDEAHAYDTYMNAYLDRVLSWLGAYGVPVVVLSATLPARRRRELAEAYSGATTLAEIESASGYPLITAVERDRPPVIEAVPGSGRDIDVHLERLDDDLPTLTERLRRELADGGCALVIRNTVDRVLETADHLRGSFENVLVAHSRFLDLDRLNKDATLLRLFGPPGTAKQRPTAPYIVVASQVAEQSLDIDFDLLVSDLCPIDLLLQRMGRLHRHQRGEGQSERPERLRTARCLVTGADWAASPVEPVAGSRRVYGLYPLLRAAAVLEPYLSGTAPTGNVVRLPHDISPLVQRAYGPEPVGPEQWQDALARAREAHELQRSKQHQKAQDFQINPVGKPGSALIGWLDAGVGDADDTRKGRAQVRDTPESLEVLVVQRRADGALITVPWLSDGRGGLELPTESVPEPRLARIVAACGLRLPYQFSDPETLDRAIQELETQCIPAWQSEDSHWLAGELILVLDENCRTRLAGYDLHYSEADGLRVAHAE from the coding sequence GTGGAGGGCGGATCAGGGCAAGGGCTGTCCAACGGCTTATCGAGGGCGGCGCGGGCGGTCTGGGCCAAACATGATCGTGATAGTGAGGGCTGGCTGCCACTGTGGCGGCACATGGCGGATAGCGGTGCCGTAGCCGGGCTGCTGTGGGACGGGTGGCTTCCGGCACAGGTGCGCCGGTTGGTGGAGCAGGCGCTGCCCGCGGGGGCCGAGGACGCGCGTCGCCTGGCGGTATGGGCGGCGATGACGCACGACATCGGGAAGGCGACGCCGGCCTTCGCCTGCCAGGTCGACTCGCTGGCCGAGACCATGCGGGCGGCGGGGTTGGGCATGCCGTTCTACAAGGAGTTTCCCGATCGTCGGCTGGCCCCGCACGGGCTTGCCGGGATGCTCCTGCTGCGAGAGTGGCTGATAGAACGGCACGGCTGGGCGAAGCCCGCCGCTTTGCAACTCGCCATCGTCGCCGGCGGACATCACGGCGTGCCCCCTACGCACCTGGATATCCAGCAGGTGACCAGGCGTCCCGAGCTGCTTCGCAGTCCCGAATGCGCTCAGTCATGGCGGGACGTGCAGTGGGAATTGCTTGACTGGTGCGCGGAAGAGTGCGGCGTTCAAAAACGACTTCCGCACTGGCGGTCCGTCAAGCTTCCGCAGCAGGCGCAGGTTCTGCTGACCGGGCTGGTGATTGTGGCGGATTGGATCGCCAGCAATTCAGACTTATTTCCATATTTTCCGGACGCACAGAAGGTCGGTGAGCATGAGCGCGTGTCCGCTGCGTGGCGCGCGCTGGATCTGCCCAAGCCGTGGCGGGCCATCCCTCCATCCATCGAGGACATCTTCTCTGCACGCTTTTCCCTGCCTTCCGGAGCGCAGCCCCGGCCGGTGCAACGGCGCGCGGTGGAGATCGCCCAGGCGATGAGCCGACCAGGGCTGCTGCTCATCGAAGCACCGATGGGAGAGGGGAAGACCGAGGCGGCCTTGGCGGTGACGGAGGTTTTCGCGGCCCGATCAGAAGCCGGTGGATGCTATGTGGCGCTGCCCACCATGGCCACGGGGAACGCGATGTTCCCTCGCCTGCTGAGCTGGCTGGGCAGGATGTTCGAAGGCCGGGAAGGGCGGCAGGCGGTCCATCTGGCGCACTCCAAGGCGGCCCTCAACGAGCAGTACGTCGAGCTGGTACGGGCTGGTCGACGCGCCGTGCGAGGCGTCGAGATCGACGGCGCCCCATCGGAGTGGCGGCCCCGCGCGGACCGGCGGGCGGCGTCAACCGAGCTGATCGCCCACCAGTGGCTGCGGGGCCGGAAGAAGGCGATGCTCGCCGAGTTCGGGGTGGGGACGATCGACCAGCTTCTCTTCATGGGACTGAAGAGCCGCCACCTGGCGCTCCGTCACCTGGCGCTGGCGGGCAAGGTCGTCGTCATCGACGAGGCGCACGCCTACGACACCTATATGAACGCGTACCTCGATCGGGTGCTGTCCTGGCTTGGCGCCTATGGGGTGCCCGTCGTGGTGCTGTCGGCGACGCTGCCCGCACGTCGCCGACGGGAGCTCGCGGAAGCCTACAGCGGCGCGACCACGCTTGCCGAGATCGAGAGCGCCTCCGGGTACCCGCTGATCACGGCCGTCGAGCGCGATCGGCCACCGGTGATCGAAGCCGTTCCAGGATCCGGGCGGGACATCGACGTCCATCTGGAACGGCTCGACGACGATCTGCCCACGCTGACGGAGCGGCTGAGGCGGGAACTCGCCGACGGCGGATGCGCCCTGGTGATCCGCAACACGGTGGATCGGGTGCTGGAGACCGCCGACCATCTCCGCGGCTCCTTCGAGAACGTGCTCGTGGCACATTCACGTTTCCTCGACCTCGACCGGCTGAACAAGGACGCCACGCTGCTCAGGCTCTTCGGCCCTCCGGGCACGGCCAAGCAACGGCCGACGGCCCCATACATCGTCGTGGCGAGCCAGGTCGCCGAGCAGTCCCTGGATATCGATTTCGATCTTCTGGTGTCCGACCTCTGCCCGATCGACCTGCTGCTCCAACGGATGGGCCGTCTTCACCGCCATCAGCGCGGCGAGGGGCAGAGCGAGCGCCCGGAGCGGCTGCGCACCGCACGCTGCCTGGTGACCGGAGCCGACTGGGCGGCGTCGCCGGTCGAGCCGGTGGCCGGCTCGCGGCGGGTCTATGGCCTGTACCCGCTGCTGCGCGCGGCCGCCGTGCTCGAGCCGTACCTGTCGGGGACCGCACCCACCGGCAACGTGGTACGGCTGCCGCACGACATCAGCCCACTGGTGCAGCGCGCCTACGGGCCCGAGCCGGTCGGCCCGGAGCAGTGGCAGGATGCGCTGGCCCGCGCCCGAGAGGCGCACGAGCTGCAGCGGAGCAAGCAGCACCAGAAGGCACAGGACTTCCAGATCAACCCGGTCGGCAAGCCCGGTAGTGCCCTGATCGGCTGGCTGGACGCCGGTGTCGGCGACGCGGACGACACGCGGAAGGGCCGCGCCCAGGTCCGTGACACCCCAGAGTCATTGGAGGTGCTGGTCGTGCAGCGGCGCGCCGACGGGGCCCTCATCACCGTGCCGTGGCTGTCGGATGGGCGTGGCGGGCTGGAGCTCCCCACCGAGTCGGTTCCCGAGCCACGGCTCGCCCGCATCGTCGCCGCCTGCGGCCTGCGTCTGCCGTACCAGTTCTCCGATCCGGAGACGCTGGACCGGGCGATCCAGGAACTGGAGACCCAGTGCATTCCGGCCTGGCAGAGCGAGGACAGTCACTGGCTCGCCGGGGAGCTGATCCTCGTCCTCGACGAAAACTGTCGTACCCGCCTGGCAGGCTACGACCTGCATTACTCCGAAGCCGATGGTCTGAGGGTCGCCCATGCCGAGTGA
- a CDS encoding HPr family phosphocarrier protein produces the protein MPERKVTIAAKTGLHARPAKLFVQAAAKTGVPVRIRVGDGKPVPANSMLGVLSLGATHGTEVTLEADGPGADDALDTLAALLGRDLDAEPTGA, from the coding sequence ATGCCCGAGAGAAAAGTGACGATCGCCGCGAAGACCGGCCTGCACGCCCGCCCCGCCAAGCTCTTCGTCCAGGCCGCGGCGAAGACGGGCGTACCCGTCCGCATCCGCGTCGGCGACGGCAAGCCGGTCCCCGCCAACAGCATGCTCGGCGTCCTGTCCCTCGGCGCCACCCACGGCACCGAGGTCACCCTCGAGGCCGACGGCCCCGGCGCCGACGACGCTCTCGACACCCTCGCCGCCCTGCTCGGCAGGGACCTCGACGCCGAGCCCACCGGTGCCTAG
- a CDS encoding zinc-dependent dehydrogenase, whose protein sequence is MKVARFHAPGDIRLEDSPEPVAGPGEVKIRVRNCSTCGTDAKIYRFGHHHIRPPRVMGHEIAGEVVAVGDGVTGWSAGDRVQVIAAIPCGACEECRRGHLTVCPNQESMGYHYDGGFAEYMVVPAKVLRVNGLNRIPDGVGYAEASVAEPLACVLNGQELVRVGAGDDVVVIGSGPIGCLHVRLARARGAARVFLADINADRLAMAADLVRPDEAIRAGDGDLVDTVLKLTGGRGPDVVITAAASGAAQEQAIQMAARQGRISFFGGLPKDAPIIRCDSNLVHYRELTIVGANGSSPAHNAEALRLIAEGAVPVADLITHRLPLDRVLDGIGIVTRGEAIKVTVEP, encoded by the coding sequence GTGAAGGTCGCCAGATTCCACGCCCCGGGGGACATCCGCCTGGAGGACTCCCCCGAGCCGGTGGCCGGCCCCGGAGAGGTGAAGATCCGGGTCCGCAACTGCTCCACCTGCGGCACCGACGCCAAGATCTACCGGTTCGGCCACCACCACATCCGCCCGCCCCGGGTGATGGGGCACGAGATCGCCGGGGAGGTCGTCGCCGTCGGCGACGGCGTGACCGGCTGGTCGGCGGGCGACCGGGTGCAGGTGATCGCGGCGATCCCGTGCGGCGCGTGCGAGGAGTGCCGCCGCGGCCACCTCACCGTGTGCCCGAACCAGGAGTCGATGGGCTACCACTACGACGGCGGCTTCGCCGAGTACATGGTCGTCCCGGCGAAGGTGCTCCGGGTGAACGGCCTCAACCGCATCCCCGACGGCGTCGGCTACGCCGAGGCGTCGGTCGCCGAGCCGCTCGCCTGCGTGCTCAACGGCCAGGAACTGGTCCGCGTCGGCGCGGGCGACGACGTCGTGGTCATCGGCTCCGGCCCGATCGGCTGCCTGCACGTACGGCTGGCGCGGGCGCGCGGCGCCGCCCGGGTCTTCCTCGCCGACATCAACGCCGACCGCCTGGCGATGGCCGCCGACCTGGTCCGCCCCGACGAGGCGATCCGCGCCGGCGACGGCGACCTGGTGGACACCGTGCTCAAGCTGACCGGCGGCCGCGGCCCCGACGTGGTGATCACCGCCGCGGCGTCGGGCGCCGCCCAGGAACAGGCGATCCAGATGGCGGCGCGGCAGGGCCGCATCAGCTTCTTCGGGGGCCTGCCCAAGGACGCGCCGATCATCCGCTGCGACTCGAACCTCGTCCACTACCGCGAGCTGACCATCGTGGGCGCGAACGGCTCCAGCCCGGCGCACAACGCCGAGGCGCTGCGCCTCATCGCCGAGGGCGCGGTCCCGGTCGCCGACCTCATCACCCACCGGCTCCCGCTCGACCGCGTGCTCGACGGCATCGGCATCGTCACCCGCGGCGAGGCCATCAAGGTCACCGTGGAACCGTGA